From Cytobacillus sp. IB215665, the proteins below share one genomic window:
- a CDS encoding glycosyltransferase family 2 protein, with amino-acid sequence MQDEFVSIIIPTYKRADLLERAIASVLNQSYTNTEVIVVDDNDPHTEFRKKTEEIMEKFINATNVIYFKHERNKNGASARNTGIKIARGQYIGFLDDDDEFHKDKIWYQVKELRKTDGKIGAVYCDFVVKDNNQIIRKNRYNKEGNLQFDVLCNRLNISGSNFLFKKSAVENTGFYDERFNRHQDLEFLVRFFNDYKTKYINKSLLSIYKDDRANILDTTSMEKTKKQFLSKYEGIIHTYQKQGHMIYFYNYLEIYKQHLLNKDFLAALKCWKKYKLGLRVIPSLLNRQLYKLMDKVMVKLYLLKKERLL; translated from the coding sequence ATGCAAGATGAATTTGTGAGCATAATTATACCAACATATAAAAGGGCAGATTTGTTAGAAAGAGCCATTGCAAGTGTGCTAAATCAATCATATACAAATACTGAGGTTATCGTTGTAGACGATAATGATCCTCATACAGAGTTTAGAAAAAAAACTGAAGAAATTATGGAAAAATTTATAAATGCAACAAATGTTATTTATTTTAAACATGAGAGAAACAAAAATGGCGCTTCTGCAAGAAATACAGGTATTAAAATAGCAAGAGGTCAATATATCGGCTTTTTAGATGATGATGATGAGTTTCACAAGGATAAAATTTGGTATCAAGTGAAGGAATTACGAAAAACTGACGGCAAGATTGGTGCGGTATATTGTGATTTTGTAGTGAAGGATAACAACCAAATAATTAGAAAGAATAGGTATAACAAAGAAGGAAATTTACAATTTGATGTATTGTGCAACAGATTGAATATTTCAGGTTCTAACTTCCTTTTTAAGAAAAGTGCAGTTGAAAACACAGGGTTTTACGATGAAAGATTTAACAGACATCAGGACTTAGAGTTTCTGGTGAGGTTTTTTAATGACTATAAGACTAAATATATTAATAAGTCTTTATTAAGTATTTATAAAGATGACAGGGCTAATATATTGGATACAACCTCTATGGAAAAAACAAAAAAACAGTTTTTATCGAAATATGAAGGCATTATACACACCTATCAAAAACAAGGACATATGATTTATTTTTATAACTATTTAGAGATCTATAAGCAGCATCTTCTTAATAAAGATTTCTTAGCGGCCCTTAAATGCTGGAAAAAGTATAAACTCGGGCTAAGGGTTATACCAAGCTTGTTGAATCGCCAATTGTATAAGCTGATGGATAAGGTGATGGTGAAACTCTATTTATTAAAGAAGGAGAGGTTATTATAA
- a CDS encoding sugar transferase has product MEKDSFKVQKNIVFPVMKRWADILLSLIGLLMTSLIIIVFAILIKLETPGPAFFIQKRVGKNGKYFNLIKLRSMCVDAEKNGAQWAQKNDPRVTKVGSFMRKTRIDELPQFINVLRGNMSIVGPRPERPMFTAQFNEEIPGFINRLSVKPGLTGWAQINGGYEITPYEKLKLDLYYIDNQSFLMELKIMVKTVRIVLTGNGAR; this is encoded by the coding sequence ATAGAAAAAGATAGTTTTAAAGTACAAAAGAATATTGTATTTCCAGTAATGAAAAGGTGGGCAGATATACTCCTTTCGCTAATCGGATTGTTAATGACATCTCTTATTATTATCGTATTTGCTATTTTGATAAAACTGGAGACACCAGGGCCTGCATTTTTTATTCAAAAAAGAGTAGGTAAAAATGGTAAATATTTTAATTTAATCAAATTGCGCTCTATGTGTGTAGATGCTGAAAAGAATGGAGCTCAATGGGCCCAAAAAAATGATCCAAGAGTGACGAAGGTTGGAAGCTTTATGCGAAAAACAAGGATAGATGAACTACCCCAATTTATTAACGTATTAAGAGGTAACATGAGTATTGTAGGTCCAAGACCTGAACGTCCGATGTTTACAGCTCAATTTAACGAAGAAATACCTGGCTTCATAAATCGCTTATCAGTAAAACCAGGATTAACTGGATGGGCTCAAATTAATGGCGGATATGAGATTACTCCATATGAGAAATTAAAGCTGGATCTTTATTATATAGACAATCAATCATTTTTGATGGAGCTGAAGATTATGGTAAAAACAGTTCGCATCGTATTAACAGGAAATGGAGCAAGGTAA
- a CDS encoding NAD-dependent epimerase: MILVTGAAGFIGYHLSQYLLKEGHEVLGIDNLNDYYDVTLKEDRLKLLEVNKRFTFEKVDLKDQDQVLHIFKSYPICKVINLAAQAGVRYSLENPLSYIHSNVLGFTNILEACRHHGIKHLIYASSSSVYGANKKMPYAVQDNVDHPISLYAATKKSNELLAHTYSHLYGLPTTGLRFFTVYGPMGRPDMAYFKFTKSIIEGKPIQVFNHGKMKRDFTYIDDIVEGIVNLIDKIPQSNDSWNREHPVPDSSYAPYKVYNIGNNRPVELMTFIHTIEKAVGKKAIIEYLPMQPGDVKETYADIDSLTNDIGFTPSTSIEQGIHQFVDWYKKYYTPITK, encoded by the coding sequence ATGATTTTAGTAACGGGTGCTGCAGGTTTTATTGGCTATCATTTATCACAGTATCTATTAAAAGAAGGACATGAAGTTTTAGGCATAGACAACTTAAATGATTACTATGATGTCACATTAAAAGAAGATAGATTGAAATTACTTGAGGTAAACAAGAGGTTTACATTTGAAAAGGTAGATTTGAAAGACCAAGATCAAGTTTTGCATATTTTTAAAAGTTACCCTATATGTAAAGTGATTAACTTAGCAGCACAGGCGGGTGTTCGATATAGCTTAGAAAATCCTTTATCTTATATTCATTCTAACGTTCTAGGCTTTACAAATATATTGGAGGCGTGTAGACATCATGGCATTAAACATCTCATTTATGCATCATCAAGTTCGGTTTATGGTGCTAATAAAAAAATGCCGTACGCTGTTCAAGATAATGTAGATCATCCTATAAGTCTTTATGCAGCTACAAAAAAGTCAAATGAGTTACTCGCACATACGTATAGTCATTTGTATGGTTTGCCTACTACTGGATTAAGGTTTTTTACAGTTTACGGCCCAATGGGAAGACCTGATATGGCTTACTTTAAATTTACGAAATCAATTATTGAAGGGAAACCTATACAAGTATTTAATCATGGAAAGATGAAGAGGGATTTTACTTATATAGATGATATCGTAGAGGGAATTGTTAATTTAATAGATAAGATTCCTCAATCGAATGACAGCTGGAATAGAGAGCATCCTGTGCCAGATTCAAGCTATGCACCGTATAAAGTATACAATATTGGTAATAACCGTCCAGTCGAATTAATGACCTTTATCCATACAATTGAAAAGGCCGTTGGAAAAAAAGCAATCATCGAATACCTGCCGATGCAACCAGGGGATGTAAAAGAAACGTATGCAGATATAGATTCATTAACAAATGATATCGGCTTTACACCATCAACTAGCATTGAGCAAGGAATACATCAATTTGTAGATTGGTACAAAAAATACTACACTCCAATAACGAAATAG
- a CDS encoding O-antigen ligase family protein, which translates to MVMISINNSKPAVALLFGYVMYFTLKPFYLFSSGSLQIADFILLATFGILLIAVNGKFLAPEPVMLILKVALFFCLYVAFINIIWGIINQEWSAYFKNTLFYIFNFFSMLMVVGLYKVYNVAFLKASALAVQLSIITQFLLFIIYGGFSSSRMVLFFNNPNQLGYYAILIAALLLALKDYVIYKPLYIIAIFSSLVICLISLSKAAMLAYLIIFIPTIVKRFSVKNGKWIKTLFILLLIIIPVGVVFQDEIVNNPLTTNVVERINKIGQDKDDSLGGRGYDRIFNHINYLIFGAGEGLYERFESQITKEVHSTIGNLVFSYGLVGLFIFIFIIYYIEKVEGFKNVSSIIGLMFYGLFHNGIRNTMLWIFLMILIIIAVDLKKRKANNVTLK; encoded by the coding sequence ATGGTTATGATAAGTATCAATAATAGTAAGCCTGCTGTGGCTTTATTATTTGGCTATGTAATGTATTTTACCTTAAAACCTTTTTACCTTTTTAGTAGTGGATCTTTACAAATTGCAGATTTTATTTTGTTGGCCACCTTCGGTATACTTCTTATTGCTGTAAATGGAAAGTTTCTCGCTCCTGAACCCGTTATGTTAATTTTGAAAGTTGCTCTGTTTTTTTGTTTGTATGTAGCTTTTATAAATATTATTTGGGGTATTATCAATCAAGAATGGAGTGCTTACTTTAAAAATACGTTGTTTTATATATTTAATTTCTTTTCAATGTTAATGGTCGTTGGATTATATAAAGTATACAATGTAGCCTTTTTAAAAGCATCAGCTTTAGCCGTCCAATTATCCATTATTACTCAATTTTTGCTTTTCATCATATATGGTGGTTTTTCTTCTTCAAGAATGGTGTTGTTTTTTAATAACCCTAATCAGTTAGGTTATTATGCAATCTTAATCGCAGCTCTGCTCCTTGCTTTGAAAGATTACGTTATATATAAACCTTTGTATATTATAGCTATATTTTCTAGTTTAGTCATATGTTTAATATCTTTGTCAAAAGCCGCAATGTTAGCATATCTTATTATTTTTATTCCGACGATTGTCAAACGATTTTCTGTCAAGAATGGTAAGTGGATCAAAACACTGTTTATACTACTCTTAATTATTATTCCTGTTGGAGTTGTTTTTCAGGATGAAATTGTGAACAATCCTTTAACGACTAATGTAGTTGAAAGAATTAATAAAATTGGACAAGATAAAGATGATTCATTAGGTGGAAGAGGGTACGATAGGATTTTTAACCATATAAATTATTTAATATTTGGAGCAGGAGAAGGTTTATACGAGCGTTTTGAAAGTCAAATTACAAAAGAAGTCCATTCAACGATTGGGAACCTTGTTTTTTCATATGGATTAGTAGGTCTATTTATCTTTATATTTATTATCTATTATATTGAAAAGGTAGAGGGATTTAAAAATGTCAGTTCAATTATTGGATTAATGTTTTATGGCCTGTTTCATAACGGAATTAGGAATACGATGCTATGGATATTTCTAATGATTTTAATAATTATTGCTGTAGATTTAAAAAAAAGAAAAGCGAATAATGTAACCCTCAAATAG
- a CDS encoding glycosyltransferase family A protein — protein sequence MSCYNAAEIIGRTIESIKTQHFQDYELIIVDDYSTDNTVEVIEKEITLDPRMTLIKNTENIGLTKSLIKAVRLSHGEYIARIDAGDLMYPERLRKQKDILDEHDDVGLVTSYCNIIKMKDGIMIEQYDKVLEAENIKKSMALGNRIEHCTTMFRKSIYDEVGGYNKEYYTSQDYELWVKMLHVSSLYVIPEVLSTSIYDIGNSITYNKNKVQLRNGIKIRVNAMKNSYLPKKACMSGIIKALLMYILPGKVNIMLRNYFSPVKSRSLE from the coding sequence ATGAGTTGTTATAATGCAGCTGAAATAATTGGGAGAACGATAGAATCAATTAAAACCCAACATTTTCAAGACTATGAGCTTATTATTGTTGATGATTATTCAACCGACAATACAGTAGAAGTGATAGAAAAGGAAATTACATTAGATCCTCGAATGACTTTAATAAAAAATACAGAGAATATAGGTTTGACAAAATCACTTATTAAAGCAGTTCGTTTATCTCATGGGGAATATATTGCGAGAATTGATGCTGGAGATTTAATGTACCCTGAACGACTTAGAAAACAAAAGGATATTTTGGATGAACATGATGACGTTGGCTTAGTTACTTCATATTGTAACATTATTAAAATGAAAGATGGAATAATGATAGAGCAATACGACAAAGTACTAGAAGCTGAAAATATTAAGAAATCGATGGCACTAGGTAATAGAATTGAGCATTGTACTACAATGTTTAGAAAATCTATATATGATGAAGTTGGTGGGTATAACAAAGAATACTATACTTCGCAAGATTACGAACTGTGGGTGAAAATGCTCCATGTTTCTAGTCTATATGTTATTCCAGAGGTATTATCAACAAGTATTTATGATATAGGTAATTCTATCACCTACAATAAAAATAAAGTTCAATTAAGGAATGGAATAAAAATAAGAGTAAATGCAATGAAAAATAGTTATCTTCCTAAAAAGGCTTGTATGTCAGGAATTATTAAAGCACTGCTGATGTATATTTTACCTGGCAAGGTGAATATCATGCTAAGAAATTATTTTAGCCCTGTAAAATCAAGGAGTTTGGAATAA
- a CDS encoding lipopolysaccharide biosynthesis protein: MDNKELTGKMINATKWATLTEIAAKLVTPITNMILARILAPEAFGVVATITMIISFADMFTDAGFQKYLVQREFKDKEEKLKNTNVAFWTNLGISLVLWGIIIIFSDLIAALVGNPGLGVVVAISCMVLPLTSFSSIQMALYRRSFDFRTLFTVRVGTVCIPFFITIPLALFGLGYWSLIIGMIAGQLFSAIVLTVKSEWKPSLFYKFKILRQMLSFSIWSLIEGIMIWFTIWVDVLIISGALSVYYLGIYKTSIMMVDALFGLIIASTAPVLFSALSRLQHDNEKFNLFFFKIQRYVSLIVFPLGIGVYLYSDLATQIFLGDDWYEASDVIGYWALTSAIMVGVGRYCSEVYRAKGRPKLSILAQILHLVVLIPVCIISVKYGFWVLVIARSWIRLQGVIVNLLIMKFAIGISIIKMLKNVLPSALFATLMGFLGYLLQRMNEGLAWDFISILLCMIFYFSLNILFRDTRLDLIGLVQQIKKKS; the protein is encoded by the coding sequence TTGGATAATAAAGAATTAACAGGGAAAATGATAAACGCTACTAAATGGGCAACGTTAACTGAGATCGCTGCAAAATTAGTTACTCCTATTACGAATATGATTTTAGCTAGAATCTTAGCTCCGGAAGCGTTCGGAGTTGTTGCAACCATCACAATGATAATTAGCTTTGCAGATATGTTTACAGATGCAGGGTTTCAAAAATACTTGGTTCAGCGTGAGTTTAAGGATAAGGAAGAAAAGCTTAAAAATACGAATGTTGCTTTTTGGACAAACCTTGGCATTTCTTTGGTCCTTTGGGGAATTATCATTATATTTAGTGATTTAATTGCTGCTTTAGTAGGAAATCCAGGCTTAGGAGTAGTTGTTGCTATTTCTTGTATGGTATTACCTTTAACATCCTTTTCAAGTATTCAAATGGCACTATACAGACGAAGCTTTGATTTTAGGACTTTATTTACAGTAAGAGTAGGGACTGTATGTATCCCATTTTTTATTACGATCCCTTTAGCTTTATTCGGTTTAGGTTATTGGTCGTTAATTATTGGTATGATTGCAGGACAATTGTTTAGTGCAATTGTATTAACTGTAAAGTCAGAATGGAAACCTTCACTGTTTTATAAATTCAAAATATTAAGACAAATGCTATCATTTAGCATATGGTCGTTAATTGAAGGGATAATGATCTGGTTTACCATTTGGGTAGACGTTCTTATTATTAGTGGTGCCTTAAGTGTCTATTATTTAGGAATATATAAAACATCTATTATGATGGTCGATGCTTTATTCGGACTTATTATTGCGTCAACTGCACCTGTTTTATTTTCTGCTTTGTCACGTTTACAACATGATAATGAGAAGTTTAATCTTTTCTTCTTTAAAATCCAAAGATACGTTTCCTTGATCGTATTTCCACTGGGTATTGGTGTATACCTATATAGTGATTTAGCGACCCAAATATTTCTAGGTGATGATTGGTATGAAGCTAGTGATGTCATTGGTTATTGGGCGTTAACTAGTGCAATTATGGTAGGTGTCGGACGATATTGTAGTGAAGTATATCGGGCTAAAGGCCGTCCTAAATTATCTATATTAGCACAAATATTGCATTTAGTCGTCTTAATTCCTGTTTGTATCATTAGCGTTAAGTATGGCTTCTGGGTGTTAGTCATTGCTCGTTCATGGATCAGGTTGCAAGGTGTTATTGTTAATTTATTAATAATGAAGTTTGCAATCGGGATATCTATAATTAAAATGCTTAAAAATGTGCTCCCTTCAGCTTTATTTGCAACTTTGATGGGTTTTTTAGGATATTTATTGCAGCGAATGAATGAGGGGCTCGCTTGGGATTTTATATCGATTTTATTATGTATGATTTTTTATTTCTCGCTAAATATACTTTTTCGAGATACACGGCTAGATTTAATCGGTTTAGTTCAACAAATAAAAAAGAAATCATAA
- a CDS encoding NAD-dependent epimerase/dehydratase family protein: MGTKIMVTGGCGFIGSHIVDQLLEQQYEVVVVDNLSSGRLDNIPSNKVELYVCDVTSDEFHEVVQKTKPDYIIHQAAHVSVVNSTMNMMHDAEINIKGSLNVIEAAKRFKVQKIIFASSAAVYGETQYLPIDIYHPTKPQSPYGLSKWTTEEYLKMASKYYGVKFSILRYSNVYGPRQNYLGEGGVVAIFATQMSNHEEISIFGDGEQTRDFIYVKDVAAANIRALKNGDGLVLNVSSTMPVTINYLFKTMTALLDYKQEASYHNSRKGEIANSVLCNKSTKEHLNWNLSYSFQEGLKETIDYYKNYSLV, translated from the coding sequence ATGGGTACGAAAATAATGGTAACTGGCGGTTGTGGTTTTATTGGATCTCATATAGTAGATCAACTACTGGAACAACAATATGAAGTTGTAGTAGTGGATAATCTCAGCTCTGGTCGTTTAGATAACATTCCTTCAAATAAGGTTGAGTTGTATGTATGTGATGTGACAAGTGATGAATTCCATGAGGTTGTGCAAAAAACAAAACCAGATTACATCATACATCAAGCAGCACATGTATCAGTTGTCAATTCTACAATGAACATGATGCACGATGCTGAAATTAATATTAAGGGTTCTTTAAATGTAATTGAAGCAGCCAAACGGTTTAAAGTACAAAAGATTATTTTTGCATCATCAGCTGCTGTGTACGGTGAAACGCAATACCTACCGATTGATATCTATCATCCTACAAAGCCCCAATCACCATATGGTTTATCCAAATGGACAACAGAGGAATATTTGAAAATGGCTTCAAAGTATTATGGTGTGAAGTTCAGTATTTTAAGGTATAGCAATGTTTATGGACCACGTCAAAACTATTTAGGGGAAGGTGGAGTAGTAGCCATCTTTGCCACTCAAATGAGTAATCATGAGGAAATTAGCATTTTTGGTGACGGTGAGCAAACGAGAGATTTTATTTATGTGAAGGATGTAGCTGCTGCTAATATTCGAGCCTTGAAGAATGGTGATGGATTAGTCTTAAATGTTTCTTCAACAATGCCAGTAACAATAAATTATTTATTTAAGACAATGACAGCATTGCTGGATTATAAGCAAGAAGCAAGCTATCACAATTCTCGAAAAGGAGAAATAGCGAATAGCGTATTATGTAACAAATCTACAAAGGAACATTTAAATTGGAATTTGTCCTACTCATTTCAAGAAGGTTTAAAAGAAACGATAGATTATTATAAAAACTATTCTTTAGTATAA
- a CDS encoding AAA family ATPase, with the protein MGSHIKNFHNHNDIMVEFIGIPGVGKTTLSHMLAKSLSVKGFHVNEPTYKINSKKEFFKKITKLLYIMKILITAPNICIYAIQIILKTHQKSYKDFIKTASNLLFVIAIIKSNSTKKGIHILDQGFFQALWSIEYSAHHLIKPLDLKQLLEMVHSKPLLIIDLHVKHTEVLKRLHQRKTDYSRIEKYFLEALPNHIQISNEILNQLKHNISLTNIDEEKLKVISLNNDNNEQLDKNTVVIDQYIQELCLYRYRCYGK; encoded by the coding sequence ATGGGGTCACATATAAAAAACTTTCATAACCATAACGACATCATGGTAGAATTTATCGGTATTCCAGGAGTAGGAAAAACAACACTGTCACATATGTTGGCTAAATCATTATCAGTTAAAGGCTTTCATGTTAATGAGCCAACTTATAAAATAAATTCCAAGAAAGAATTTTTCAAAAAAATAACAAAATTATTATATATTATGAAAATATTAATTACAGCTCCGAATATATGCATCTATGCCATTCAAATCATTCTTAAAACACACCAAAAAAGTTATAAAGACTTTATCAAAACTGCTTCTAACCTATTATTTGTAATTGCCATTATTAAATCTAATTCTACTAAAAAAGGGATTCATATTTTAGACCAAGGTTTTTTTCAAGCACTATGGTCCATTGAGTATAGTGCCCATCATCTCATTAAACCTCTCGATTTAAAACAATTATTAGAGATGGTTCACTCAAAACCGCTGTTAATTATAGACCTTCACGTCAAACACACAGAAGTTCTTAAAAGACTACATCAAAGAAAAACAGACTATAGTAGAATTGAAAAATATTTTTTGGAAGCGTTACCAAATCATATACAAATATCAAATGAAATTTTAAACCAATTAAAGCATAATATTTCTCTTACAAATATTGATGAGGAAAAATTAAAAGTAATATCATTAAACAATGATAATAACGAACAATTGGATAAAAACACAGTAGTCATTGACCAGTATATTCAAGAGCTGTGCCTTTATCGTTATCGCTGCTATGGAAAATGA
- a CDS encoding glycosyltransferase, producing the protein MKHKIAFFIGTLSTGGAERAVSNLTLNLSSEFDNNIILFENKAKVEYPYTGEIIKVRNVKASNVIYKCLALYYRMNIIKKMKKRNEIKTMISFLEYPNLINLLTRKYGKTVISVRNHMSTKHKKGLKSFFWKKTIKILYKKADKIVAVSHEIKNDLVTNYGIDEDKITIIYNSYPIQRINELSKEPIEEQYRNIFEHPVIITAGRLNKQKGQCHLIRAFSRVKALNPNAKLVILGEGELKEELEQLADELKIKQDVHFLGFQQNPFKYINKAKVFVLSSLYEGFPNALAEAMACGIPTISTDCLSGPREILAPTHIGVKNMSYEINREMFGVLTPVCRSNHLREKDSLLEEELTLANHIHHLLNNEDLRKYYANRSVERISDFNINHIIKEWENMISKFC; encoded by the coding sequence ATGAAACATAAAATTGCATTTTTCATAGGAACACTCTCAACAGGTGGAGCTGAAAGAGCGGTATCAAATTTAACATTAAATTTATCGAGTGAATTTGATAACAATATAATTTTATTTGAAAATAAAGCAAAAGTTGAATACCCCTATACTGGAGAAATAATTAAAGTGAGGAATGTAAAAGCAAGCAATGTCATTTATAAATGTTTAGCTCTTTATTATAGGATGAATATCATTAAGAAGATGAAGAAAAGAAATGAAATTAAAACAATGATCAGTTTTTTAGAATATCCGAATCTAATAAATTTATTAACGAGAAAATATGGTAAAACGGTTATTTCTGTTAGAAATCACATGTCAACGAAACACAAAAAAGGGCTTAAATCTTTCTTTTGGAAAAAAACTATCAAAATCTTGTATAAAAAAGCTGATAAAATTGTGGCAGTTTCACACGAAATTAAAAATGATTTAGTTACTAATTATGGCATCGATGAAGATAAAATAACAATTATTTATAATTCATACCCAATTCAAAGAATTAACGAATTATCAAAAGAACCCATTGAAGAGCAGTATAGAAATATATTCGAACATCCAGTGATTATCACAGCTGGAAGGTTAAATAAACAAAAAGGACAATGCCACCTCATTAGAGCATTTAGTAGAGTGAAAGCTTTAAATCCAAATGCGAAACTAGTTATTCTTGGGGAAGGTGAATTAAAGGAAGAACTAGAACAATTAGCCGATGAGTTAAAAATTAAACAAGATGTCCACTTTTTAGGCTTCCAACAAAATCCTTTTAAATACATCAATAAGGCAAAAGTATTTGTTCTCTCTTCTTTATACGAAGGCTTTCCGAATGCATTAGCAGAAGCAATGGCTTGCGGTATTCCTACCATTTCAACAGACTGTTTATCTGGTCCTAGAGAAATATTAGCCCCAACTCATATTGGTGTCAAGAATATGTCATATGAAATTAATAGAGAGATGTTCGGAGTGTTAACACCAGTTTGTAGAAGTAATCATTTAAGGGAAAAAGATAGCTTACTAGAAGAGGAATTAACTTTAGCTAATCACATTCATCACTTATTAAATAATGAAGATTTGCGAAAATACTATGCAAATAGAAGCGTTGAAAGGATAAGTGATTTTAATATAAATCATATTATTAAGGAATGGGAAAACATGATTTCTAAATTCTGTTAA
- a CDS encoding VanZ family protein, which produces MVKGRKKPSYIILWITVITWMMLIFYLSSQVEEQSDNLSTNITKVIIESAEKVSPQSEFSLYKMNRLVRKNAHFIAYLVLGMLVVFALRSSGKSGLKSFGVALMICVLYAISDELHQLFVPGRGAQMRDVIIDSAGAIVGISMSFLPKLFLLNSKYETS; this is translated from the coding sequence ATGGTGAAAGGCCGCAAGAAGCCGAGTTATATCATTTTATGGATTACAGTCATTACATGGATGATGCTTATTTTTTATTTATCCTCACAAGTGGAGGAACAATCCGATAATCTAAGTACAAACATCACCAAAGTTATTATAGAATCAGCTGAAAAGGTTTCACCTCAATCTGAATTTAGTTTATATAAAATGAATCGTTTAGTAAGAAAAAATGCCCATTTTATCGCTTACTTAGTATTAGGAATGCTAGTTGTGTTTGCATTGAGGAGCAGTGGGAAGTCCGGTTTGAAATCCTTTGGTGTTGCGCTCATGATTTGTGTATTATACGCCATCTCGGATGAACTCCATCAGCTATTTGTACCTGGCAGAGGTGCTCAAATGAGAGATGTTATCATTGATAGTGCTGGTGCTATCGTTGGTATTAGTATGTCCTTCCTGCCAAAACTTTTTCTGTTGAATAGTAAATACGAAACCTCTTAA
- a CDS encoding glycosyltransferase family 4 protein gives MNHKNVKVLHMSTIDLTIKDMLLDKMDELRELNYTIEFLSDDTGLVTDIESRGYRHITVSMSRKIKPLKDLASIMKIVKILKNEKYDIVHTHAAKAGVIGRIAARIAGVKIIIHTSHGLPFYQGQSNIKNFVYKGLERVASFFSHAYFSQNKEDLNVIRKIVPKRIITAYEGNGIPLTKIDNYEKLTVSRKTELQQSIGINNNEFVFLMGARFEGVKNYQMLLRSIANLKADRPCKFLLAGTGEELESMKLLAENLRIKDKVLFLGYRKDIYDLIQLCDAVILTSEKEGIPRILMEAMAFNKPVLATNVLGTKELVVHNQTGELVELNDIEGLTETMSKWISENYRLELEQYAKNSRERIMSEFTEAKVAVRLDSLYKDLISKVYDINSMNERLRSY, from the coding sequence ATGAATCATAAGAATGTGAAGGTTCTTCATATGTCAACAATTGATTTAACGATAAAAGATATGTTATTAGATAAAATGGATGAACTAAGGGAGTTAAATTATACGATTGAGTTTCTTTCTGATGATACTGGCTTAGTTACAGACATAGAGAGCAGAGGTTATCGTCACATTACAGTAAGTATGTCTCGTAAAATAAAACCACTGAAGGATCTTGCTAGTATTATGAAGATTGTTAAAATCTTGAAAAATGAGAAATATGATATTGTGCATACACATGCAGCTAAAGCGGGTGTCATAGGTCGAATAGCAGCGAGGATAGCAGGAGTAAAAATAATTATCCATACAAGTCATGGCTTACCTTTTTATCAGGGCCAATCGAACATAAAAAACTTTGTCTATAAAGGTTTAGAGAGGGTGGCTAGTTTTTTTAGTCATGCTTACTTTTCTCAAAACAAAGAAGATTTGAATGTTATAAGGAAGATAGTACCGAAAAGAATTATAACCGCTTATGAAGGAAATGGTATTCCTTTAACTAAAATTGATAATTATGAGAAGCTAACGGTTTCCAGAAAAACAGAGCTGCAACAAAGCATAGGTATTAACAATAATGAATTTGTATTTTTAATGGGTGCAAGGTTTGAAGGTGTAAAAAATTATCAAATGCTATTGAGGTCCATTGCCAATTTAAAAGCTGATCGTCCTTGTAAGTTTCTTCTTGCCGGTACAGGAGAAGAATTAGAAAGTATGAAGTTATTGGCTGAGAACCTTCGTATTAAAGATAAAGTTTTATTTTTAGGATATAGGAAAGATATATATGACTTAATCCAACTATGTGATGCTGTTATTCTAACTTCGGAAAAAGAAGGGATACCGAGAATTTTAATGGAAGCTATGGCGTTTAATAAACCAGTGTTAGCTACAAACGTGTTAGGAACGAAAGAATTAGTTGTGCATAATCAAACGGGTGAATTAGTAGAATTAAATGACATAGAAGGTTTAACAGAAACAATGTCCAAGTGGATTTCAGAGAATTATAGATTAGAATTGGAACAATATGCAAAAAACTCACGAGAAAGAATAATGAGTGAATTTACCGAAGCTAAAGTGGCAGTTAGACTAGATAGTCTTTATAAAGATTTAATAAGCAAAGTATATGATATTAATTCAATGAATGAGAGGTTAAGGAGCTATTAA